ATGCACTCTTATGGAATCACAAAATCACCTAAGAAAGAAGCACTTTTAAAAGGAATAAACAAATCGAATAATAATTGGATAGTAACCACAGATGCAGATTGTGCAGTACCAAGGTTATGGCTAAAGACACTAAATGCTTTTATCATAACCAAAACGCCTAATATGGTAGTTATGCCAGTCTTTATAACAAATGGACATAAAAAAACTTTAGAATGTCTTGAAACCTTGTGCTTGCAGACTGTTACAATGGGATCATTTGGTGTTGGTAAACCTATTATGAATAATGGCGCTAATTTGGCTTACCAAAAATCTGATTTTTTTCATGTAAAAGGATTTATAGGTAATGAACAAATTGCCAGTGGAGACGATATGTTTTTATTTGAAAAATTTATTAAATATAACTTGAGTGTTCAATATCTTAAATCTAATAGTGCAATTGTATTAACTAAGCCTCAAATAAACCTTAACAACTTAATCTCGCAACGAATACGCTGGGCATCTAAAACAAGTGCATCTAAGAATGTTTTGTTAAAGATTAGTGGAGTTCTAATTTTTAGTATGAATTTACTTTTGCTTGTACTTTTAGGTCACAGTATTCTTATATTAAAATTGAGCACCCCTTTATTAATAGCTATTAGCTCGAAATTTTTAATTGATCTTATGATTATGGCTTTTGGAGCCAAATTTTTTATTTACAAGCTTAATTATTTCAATGTCTTAAAACAGAGTTTGGCATATCCTTTTGCAAATGTGTATATAGCTATACGCTCAATGTTCGGAGGTTTTTCTTGGAAAGATAGAGCCTTTGAAAAATAATTTAATTAGAGACTATTATAATAGGAAGGTCAAAAGTTACACCAACAGGAACTCCTCTTTTTTGTGCAGGATAAATTTTAGGCAGTGTATTAATAGCATTAGTGCACCAGATTTCTAGAATGTCTTTGTTTAAGAGGTTATAACCACAAATTTTTTGTAGTTTAACTAATCCTTTATCGTTAATTTTCAGACTTAATGTTATTGTATCATTATTTGTATTACTTTCTAACGGGTGGAAGGTAGACAACTGCTCATAAAAATGAAGAGCTATGGTTTTTTCAAAACATGCTTTTATTTTTTCTCTTTCAGATAAACTTTCACAGAGATCAAATGTTGGGTAGCTATCTACTTTAGACCAATTTATTTGATGAATTTCCTCCTCAACAACATCTTTTGATGAAATTTTATTTAGCTCAAAGCCATTGCATCCAAAGCAAATTATAAGTAGAAAAAATAACGACGAGACTCTCATGGCTTCAAAAATACAAATTGATAAAGTATTAATAAGGCACTTAGAATCATATAATTAATACACCGCTTAGATTTTAGTGTATATATTTTATTTTGAAAACCATTTTACTTTGTTTTCAATAGGTTCTCTGTAGCCTTTTTCAATAGGCTCATCATAATACCCCATATATAGAAAACCTAAACAAGCTTCTCCTTTTTCTAAGTTTAAGAAATCATTAGTGTACTTAATTAAGCTAGGAGAGCTCCAATAACAACCTATTCCAAGCTCTGTGCACATTAACCACATGTTTTGAACTGCCATAGCCGTAGCGGCAACCTCTTCCCATTCAGGAACACGTTCGTTCAGATCTCTCTGCATGCAAATTGCAATCACTGTATGAGAGGATTTAAATTTTTGAGAAATTTTCTTTGCTTTGAACTCAGAAGGTTTTTCTATTTCTTTCAAATAGGTACTAGCTAGAAAATCCCCTAATCTTAATTTTGCATCATCTTGAAAAATTTTAAAACGCCAAGGCTCAGTTTTCTTGTGAGTAGGAGCCCAGTTTGCTGCTTCTAAAACCTGAAGTATAGTGTCTCTAGCAATTGGCTTGGTGTTATATTGTTGGGGAAATACAGAACGTCTATTTTTAATGATATTGAAAAGCATTTTTTATTTTAAAGGTA
This region of Croceibacter atlanticus HTCC2559 genomic DNA includes:
- a CDS encoding glycosyltransferase, with translation MFSIVLIVTCCYVLLLGLFLVGALRLPEFKATNASHFTKFSIIVPFRNEVEHLNELLTSFENLDYPRSHFEIILINDSSEDGSVSLVKSFTYTTNLEIKLMHSYGITKSPKKEALLKGINKSNNNWIVTTDADCAVPRLWLKTLNAFIITKTPNMVVMPVFITNGHKKTLECLETLCLQTVTMGSFGVGKPIMNNGANLAYQKSDFFHVKGFIGNEQIASGDDMFLFEKFIKYNLSVQYLKSNSAIVLTKPQINLNNLISQRIRWASKTSASKNVLLKISGVLIFSMNLLLLVLLGHSILILKLSTPLLIAISSKFLIDLMIMAFGAKFFIYKLNYFNVLKQSLAYPFANVYIAIRSMFGGFSWKDRAFEK
- a CDS encoding nitroreductase family protein, which gives rise to MLFNIIKNRRSVFPQQYNTKPIARDTILQVLEAANWAPTHKKTEPWRFKIFQDDAKLRLGDFLASTYLKEIEKPSEFKAKKISQKFKSSHTVIAICMQRDLNERVPEWEEVAATAMAVQNMWLMCTELGIGCYWSSPSLIKYTNDFLNLEKGEACLGFLYMGYYDEPIEKGYREPIENKVKWFSK